Part of the Alteribacter lacisalsi genome, GAATCCACGTTTGAAGAAGAATACGTTGCTGTCAGAGAAGGGGACGCCTCTGTGGCAAAGGAACTTCTCGATCAGAATTTTGATTACATTTTCTTCACAGGAAGTGTGGAGGTCGGGAAAAAGGTGATGGAGGCAGCGAGTAAGCACCTCACACCTGTAACACTTGAACTGGGTGGAAAAAGCCCGGCAATTGTAATGACCGATGCGGATGTGAAGCTGGCGGCCAAGCGGATCGTCTGGGGTAAATTTGTCAATGCCGGTCAGACGTGCGTAGCGCCTGACTACATTCTTGTACAGGAAAAAGCAAAACGGAAGCTTTACAAGTACCTGGTTAAATATATTAAAAAGTTTCAAGGTATAGCAGCAGAGGAAAACAAGGACTATCCTCGTATTGTCAACGAAAAGCACCATGACCGGATCACGGCGCTTATGGACCCGGACAAGATTGTTTACGGCGGCGCTCACAACCGGGAGGACCGGTTTATTGAGCCGACGATTATGGACAAGGTTACCTTTGATGATCCCGTCATGGGTGAAGAAATTTTCGGACCGGTTCTGCCGATGATCAGTTTTGAGCACGACTATGAAGTGATCGATTACGTTCGGAATCGACCGAATCCGCTCGCGCTTTATCTGTTTACGAGTAAGAAAGAAACCGAGTCGCTGATTTTTGAAAATCTTTCTTTCGGGGGCGGATGCCTGAATGATGTGCTGATGCACATTACCACACCTCATCTCCCGTTCGGCGGCGTCGGGGAAAGCGGTATGGGGGCCTATCACGGAAAATCCAGCTTTGAAACGTTTTCCCATAGTAAAAGCGTACTCAAGCAGACGAATAAGTTTGACATTCCGCTCCGCTACAGTCAGAGCGAAGGTTCGATCAAGGCGATGCGTAAGATCTGGGAGTAGCCCGCCCCGATGCCCGCGGAAAGCGACCGCCTGCAGCGAATAAATACAAAAATCTTTCCAAAATGAGTGGACAACAAAAGCCCTGAAGGACAGCCTTCAGGGCTTTTAAACGTTTAAGGCACTTAAAAGAAATCGTAAAAGCATGCCGGTCTTTTGGGTAAAGCAGACTTAAATGACTGAAAATCGTCTCCTGACCCCGTGATACGTTCTTCTTCGTATAGGAGGTCTGCCGGATGGGCATTCAGCATGGCGGCACTCAGCGTCTGGATATCCATACTGACTCCCCGTTTAGGCGGGTGGGCACATGCGGCCCCCGATTCCGCTCCACCGTAGTAGTCGATGATCGATCCAAAGCCTTCTTTATTATCTCGGATGATATATGTACCGTTATTCCAGCTGCAGAAGCTGTCTTCAATGTGCAGAAACAGTGGAGCAGATAAGGATTTATCACTAAAGTACATTTCGAGAAATCGCTTCACGTCCACAATCCGCGCCATAAAATACGGGGTAATGGTTTGTTCCACATCTGGATCGTCCAGCATCAGCACTGTACTGTCGTCCCCCGGCAGCGTGAGTTCCACCTCGTCAATCATGGAGTCGTGATTACTAATAAAGTTCCATAAACCTTTGCGGGCGTCCGCATCCAGATAAATGAGCTCCTTTACCTTCATCGTTTCCTCTTTCACGCTGTAAATAATGTAGCCCCGTTTTTCTCCTTCACCGTTGATGTACACGGCTCCATGACCTTTTTTCCGTTTGAAGATGGAGCGCTCCCACCAGTCATTAGTACGTTTCATGGTTGCGTTGTATCGGCTGGCCCACTCATCGTAAACAGAAGCAAACGCGGCCGGCTCATTCTTTTGTCTTTGTACATGCCCTGAGGCTGTTTTGCGGCGCGGCAGTTTTTCTCGGGGAATGGTTACTGTACGTTTCCAGGCAAACATCTCCCAGCCGAACTTGCGGTAGAACGGAACAGAAAACGGATGAAGAAAGGATACGAGCTGGCCGTTGCGTTTCATTTCCTCAAGCGACATGGCAAGCATCGTCCGGACAAGACCGGCACGTCGTTTTTCGGGCCAGGTAGCGACACCGGAAACGCCGCCCATTGAATAGGCTCGCCCGTCAATATAAACATGAAACGGCATTGTTGTTACTTTTGAAAAGAGCTCACCATTTTCGGCGGCTACCAAGGTTTCTTCAGGCACGACCCATTTCCGCCGTTCCTCCCGTTCTTCGTCTGTCAGTTCATACTGAAAGGCGAACTCGGACATTTCAATACTTCGGTCAATTTCCTCTTTTCTCAGTTTGCGGAATTCCATTTAGTCGTCCCCCTTAAACATGGCAATGGCTTTTTTACGCTGCGTACTGTGATCGACTGCAGGCTCTGGGTAATTGCGGCCGATGATACAGCCGGATTCTTCCTGGGTGCCCTCGGGCATTTTACTCGGTTCGTGAATGTATTTGGCAGGTACATTCTTTAATTCCGGTACGTACTTACGGATAAAGGTACCGTCAGGATCGAACCGTTTTCCTTGAGTAGTGGGGTTAAAGACGCGGAAGTACGGTACAGCGTCTGTTCCGACTGATGCCGCCCACTGCCATCCCCCAATGTTCGAAGATTGGTCGTAGTCGATCAGTTTTTTCTGGAAGTACTCTTCTCCTTTTCGCCAGGCGATGTGAAAATCCTTTGTCAAAAAAGAGGCGGTGATCATGCGCAGCCGGTTATGCATCCAGCCGGTCTCGTTCAGCTGGCGCATGCCGGCGTCCACGATCGGATAGCCGGTCCGCCCCTCTATCCACATCTGAAAGCGCTCATCACTGTCGTTCCAGTCAAGGCTCTGATATTTATCGGTTATTTCCTTTTGTTTCGAGTCAGGGTAAAAATAATGAATCATGTAGTAAAAATCGCGCCAGGCCAGTTCGTTTATATACGTTTCCGCGCCAGATCCCGCATCTTCCCGACGGGCAGCGGCACTGTGAAACACCTGTCTTGGAGACAGGACGCCTGTTTTTAAGTAAGGAGAAAGGCGGCTGGTGCCTGCCCGTTCCGGAATATCACGTTCATCTTTATAGTAGGCGAGACGCTCGTCCATGAACGTCTCGAGCCTGTCTTTTGCATGGCATGCGCCGAGTGCCTGCCAATTCATGCTGCAGCGGTCAAGGAGATCTTCCTCAAAGAACGTTTCGCTTTGCTTATGGATTGGCTGAAGATCAGCCTGGTACTCGGCCAATGCATCTTCGTCGATGTTATACATGTCCGGTTTATGTTTTTTTCCCCACGCTTTGGAGTAGGGGGTGAACACCTTATAATGACTGCCGTCCTGCTTTTTGATCTCCTCAGGAGCGTGGATGTGGGCGTCTTCGTAATCGAAGTACTCGATGCTGTGCTCGTCAAACCACTCACGGGCTTTCTGATCACGGACGCTGTTTCTGCCAGCATCATCCCGGTTAAAGTAAACAGTGCTCCATCCGCTTACGTGATCACGAATCCGCTCCAGAGTGTCAGTAAGTTCCCCGTAAACAATGTGAAGATGAATGCCTTTTCCCGAGCACGAGTCCCTGAAGTGGTTAAGTGTCTGGAAAAAGTAATCGTGATGCGTGTCAATCTCGTCTGTAAAAGCAGGATCAAGGTGAAAAAAAGCAAACCATTCTCCATCCTTATGCTTCACCGTTTCGATCGCATGATAAAGGGCGGCCTGGTCTTTCAGGCGGAAATCACTGCGAAACCAGACGGCGAAGCGTTCAGGCGCTTTTTGTTTGTTATTCTGTTTTGTCATCGGTCGTCACCTCTTCAGGAAGTCTTCAAGTTTGCTTAATCTTTTGAACCATTCCCAAATGGGGCCTTTATAAACCCGGTTCCTGCCTGCTGTTACTCCCGTTCAAAAGCGACAGGGATGTGTGTCATCCGTTTCGTGCTGAACAGCCCCTTATCGGTCATTTTCAGGGAAGGGATCACAGGCAGGGCCAGGAAAGAAAGTGTGAGAAACGGGTTGAATCCGCCTTCGCTGCCGATTGTTTTAAATGCCTCGTGAAGCAGATCCAGGTCAGCAGCAATTTCAGAAGCGCCGGCTGTACTCATAAGACCCGCAACCGGCAGGGCCAGGGACGCGATTTCCTCGCCGTCGCAGACAATCACTAGCCCGCCTTCGTTTACAGCGAGCATCTGAGCGGCTTTTGCCAGATCATCTTCGTTCGTGCCGGCGGCAATGATGTTGTGTGAATCGTGAGCGATAGTTGTGGCGATGGCACCTCGTTTAAGTCCGAGGCCCTTTACAATGCCCACACCTTTCCCACCTGTTCTGCCGTGTCGCTCAATCACAGCGAGGGTGAGAAGGTCTTTTTCGGTATCGGGAATAAACTGGCCTTTGTCATTGGTGTTTACTTTTTCAGTCAGGTGATCAGTCAGAAGGGAATTGGCTTGCACCCCGATGATGTTCGCTCTTCTGTCTGTGCCGACCTCCACTTTGAAGTCCTCTGGAAGAACGGCTCCGATTTTTACCGAATCAGTCAGGCCGGGGGGCAGCTCATTGCTGACAGGATCATCGGCAATCATTTGACCATTTTGGGCTGAAAGCTTTCCTTTAACAAAAACGGTTTCCGCATGGAAGTTGTCAAGATCCTCCACGAACAGAAAAGTAGCTTCGCAGCCCGGTGCCACGGCACCTTTCGTTTTGAGGCCGTAACAGACCGCCGGGTTTAGCGTGGCCATTGAAATCGCGGTGAGCGGCGGGATGCCAAAATCTACAGCCAGCCTGATGTTATGATCGATCGACCCTTCTGCGAGAAGATCATCCGGGTGCTTGTCGTCAGTACAGAACATGAACCGGTGACTGTTTGCCTCGGTTACTGCCGGGAGGAGGGCAAGAACGTCCTTGGCTACAGACCCCTCTCTTAGCATGACGTAAAACCCCCGGCGGATCCGATCTGCTGCCTCTGCTGCAGTCGTACATTCGTGATCCGTTTCAATTCCGGCGGTGCGGTAAACGTTTAACGCTTCATTTGGCAGCCCTGATGCATGACCGTCCACTGTTTTGCCGGCCTCTTTTGCGACCTGGATTTTCTTAAGCATATCCTCGTCTGCGCCAGCCACGGCAGGGTAATCCATGACCTCGGCAAGTCCGAGAACGTTCGCATCTCCTGTAAAGGGAGCCAGGTCCATAGCACTCAGTTCTGCGCCGGACGTCTCAAAAGGCGTGCTCGGGACAGAGGAAGGAAGCATCGTAAAAAGATCAGCCGCCGCGTTTTTGCCGGCTTCGATCATATAGGCGACGCCTTTTTCCCCAAGTACGTTTCCGATTTCATGCGGATCGGTCACCGCCGTGGTCACGCCGCGGGGTACGATGGTCCGGCTGAAGTTTTCCGGTGTCATCATGGAGGATTCGATGTGGACATGGGCGTCAATCAGACCCGGTACGATAAACTTTCCTCCGGCATCGATTGTTTCCCTGCCTTCATATTGACCAATCCCTGTAATCATTCCGTCAGTGACGGCAAGATCCTCCCCTGTAATGATTGTACGATTGTACACATCTGCAATTTTTCCGTTCTTTATGACGAGGTCAGCGGGCCTCTTGCCCTGTGCTGACTCTATCTGCTGTTTGGTTGTCATGTGGTTCCCCTTTCAAAATGGAAGCGGTATCGATTTAAACCAGTTTAAAACGTCCGCCCGATACCGTCAACTGAGCGCGTGTGCTTATTTTGCCGAAAAATAGGGTAAAACAAGAAAATAAAGTAAGAGAGAAAGAGGGGACGTTCATGACAGCAACTGATCCGTACGACGTGATCGGCATTGGCATCGGGCCGTTTAATCTTGGAATGGCCGCACTTCTTGACCCGGTGGATCACGTGAAAGCTGCATTTTTTGATGAAACAGCCGAATTTAACTGGCATCCCGGCATGCTGATTGAAGGGGCAGATCTGCAGGTGCCGTTTCTTGCCGACCTGGTTACCTTCGCCGATCCGATGAGCCCGTATACATTCGTCAATTATCTCCACAAACAGAACCGCCTTCATAAATTTTTCTTCTTCAACCGGTTTGATATTCCGCGGACCGAGTATAACCATTATGCCCAGTGGGTGGCGGGGCAGCTCGGTTCGTGCCATTTTGGTAAACGGGTGACTGACGTGAAGGATTATAAGAAAGAGGGAGAACAGCTCTATGAGGTGGTCGTGGAAGACCGTGAAGCGAAGGTCATAGAGCGCTACTTTACCAGAC contains:
- the ade gene encoding adenine deaminase; translated protein: MTTKQQIESAQGKRPADLVIKNGKIADVYNRTIITGEDLAVTDGMITGIGQYEGRETIDAGGKFIVPGLIDAHVHIESSMMTPENFSRTIVPRGVTTAVTDPHEIGNVLGEKGVAYMIEAGKNAAADLFTMLPSSVPSTPFETSGAELSAMDLAPFTGDANVLGLAEVMDYPAVAGADEDMLKKIQVAKEAGKTVDGHASGLPNEALNVYRTAGIETDHECTTAAEAADRIRRGFYVMLREGSVAKDVLALLPAVTEANSHRFMFCTDDKHPDDLLAEGSIDHNIRLAVDFGIPPLTAISMATLNPAVCYGLKTKGAVAPGCEATFLFVEDLDNFHAETVFVKGKLSAQNGQMIADDPVSNELPPGLTDSVKIGAVLPEDFKVEVGTDRRANIIGVQANSLLTDHLTEKVNTNDKGQFIPDTEKDLLTLAVIERHGRTGGKGVGIVKGLGLKRGAIATTIAHDSHNIIAAGTNEDDLAKAAQMLAVNEGGLVIVCDGEEIASLALPVAGLMSTAGASEIAADLDLLHEAFKTIGSEGGFNPFLTLSFLALPVIPSLKMTDKGLFSTKRMTHIPVAFERE
- a CDS encoding cryptochrome/photolyase family protein, whose amino-acid sequence is MTKQNNKQKAPERFAVWFRSDFRLKDQAALYHAIETVKHKDGEWFAFFHLDPAFTDEIDTHHDYFFQTLNHFRDSCSGKGIHLHIVYGELTDTLERIRDHVSGWSTVYFNRDDAGRNSVRDQKAREWFDEHSIEYFDYEDAHIHAPEEIKKQDGSHYKVFTPYSKAWGKKHKPDMYNIDEDALAEYQADLQPIHKQSETFFEEDLLDRCSMNWQALGACHAKDRLETFMDERLAYYKDERDIPERAGTSRLSPYLKTGVLSPRQVFHSAAARREDAGSGAETYINELAWRDFYYMIHYFYPDSKQKEITDKYQSLDWNDSDERFQMWIEGRTGYPIVDAGMRQLNETGWMHNRLRMITASFLTKDFHIAWRKGEEYFQKKLIDYDQSSNIGGWQWAASVGTDAVPYFRVFNPTTQGKRFDPDGTFIRKYVPELKNVPAKYIHEPSKMPEGTQEESGCIIGRNYPEPAVDHSTQRKKAIAMFKGDD
- a CDS encoding aldehyde dehydrogenase, whose product is MDSQYQALVSRQRRFFYSGETKKIAYRVEQLTRLKDAIKEREDQIMDAAYRDLGKSKREAFLTEIGFLYSEIKDMIKNIDVWAKAKKEKTPLTHVGSTSYIYKEPYGVTLIIGPWNYPFHLVMAPLIGAMAAGNTAILKPSEMTPHMSAVVRELVESTFEEEYVAVREGDASVAKELLDQNFDYIFFTGSVEVGKKVMEAASKHLTPVTLELGGKSPAIVMTDADVKLAAKRIVWGKFVNAGQTCVAPDYILVQEKAKRKLYKYLVKYIKKFQGIAAEENKDYPRIVNEKHHDRITALMDPDKIVYGGAHNREDRFIEPTIMDKVTFDDPVMGEEIFGPVLPMISFEHDYEVIDYVRNRPNPLALYLFTSKKETESLIFENLSFGGGCLNDVLMHITTPHLPFGGVGESGMGAYHGKSSFETFSHSKSVLKQTNKFDIPLRYSQSEGSIKAMRKIWE
- a CDS encoding GNAT family N-acetyltransferase gives rise to the protein MEFRKLRKEEIDRSIEMSEFAFQYELTDEEREERRKWVVPEETLVAAENGELFSKVTTMPFHVYIDGRAYSMGGVSGVATWPEKRRAGLVRTMLAMSLEEMKRNGQLVSFLHPFSVPFYRKFGWEMFAWKRTVTIPREKLPRRKTASGHVQRQKNEPAAFASVYDEWASRYNATMKRTNDWWERSIFKRKKGHGAVYINGEGEKRGYIIYSVKEETMKVKELIYLDADARKGLWNFISNHDSMIDEVELTLPGDDSTVLMLDDPDVEQTITPYFMARIVDVKRFLEMYFSDKSLSAPLFLHIEDSFCSWNNGTYIIRDNKEGFGSIIDYYGGAESGAACAHPPKRGVSMDIQTLSAAMLNAHPADLLYEEERITGSGDDFQSFKSALPKRPACFYDFF